The Shewanella sp. KX20019 genome window below encodes:
- a CDS encoding dTDP-4-dehydrorhamnose reductase family protein — MVKIMVTGATGLLGRAVVRELQANSNNQIIACGYSRAKAGVHKLDLTQSASVMAFVDTQRPDVIVHCAAERRPDVSEKNPAAALALNAEATRSLASVASQSGAWLLYISTDYVFDGTAPRYAENALTHPVNFYGDSKRQGEVIITGAKQDFAVLRLPILYGEVETVQESAVTVLLNHLLDTTEQNIDDWAVRSPTSTADIAVAIAQMILAKTAGTTLSGYYHFSASNTMSKYQMLLIMGELLGLSTQHLNPVTSPTDSAKRPHDCTLSCEKLASLSIQSKVPFEVGIERALALSPNVMSIFK; from the coding sequence ATGGTAAAGATAATGGTAACGGGAGCAACTGGTTTGCTGGGACGAGCGGTGGTGCGTGAGTTACAGGCTAATTCAAATAACCAGATCATCGCTTGTGGCTATAGCCGTGCTAAAGCGGGTGTGCATAAACTCGATTTGACTCAATCAGCCAGCGTGATGGCCTTTGTCGATACCCAGCGCCCAGACGTTATTGTTCACTGCGCTGCAGAGCGCCGCCCAGATGTATCGGAAAAAAATCCTGCCGCGGCACTCGCCCTCAACGCTGAAGCCACCCGCTCACTCGCCTCCGTAGCTAGCCAGTCCGGTGCATGGTTACTCTATATTTCAACTGATTATGTTTTTGATGGCACGGCTCCTCGTTACGCCGAAAATGCGCTAACTCATCCGGTTAATTTTTACGGCGACTCAAAGCGTCAAGGTGAAGTGATAATTACAGGTGCCAAGCAAGATTTTGCCGTACTACGTTTGCCGATCCTCTATGGTGAGGTTGAAACGGTACAAGAGTCAGCAGTGACGGTTTTGCTCAATCATCTACTCGATACAACTGAGCAAAATATTGACGACTGGGCAGTGCGTAGCCCCACTTCAACGGCAGATATCGCCGTGGCAATAGCACAGATGATCCTTGCTAAAACCGCTGGGACGACCTTGTCGGGGTATTATCATTTTAGTGCTAGCAACACCATGAGTAAGTATCAGATGCTGTTGATCATGGGGGAATTACTTGGGCTTAGTACCCAGCACCTTAATCCCGTGACCTCGCCCACAGATAGTGCCAAACGGCCCCATGATTGCACTCTAAGTTGTGAGAAACTTGCCAGTTTATCGATTCAAAGCAAGGTACCGTTTGAGGTAGGAATTGAACGGGCGTTAGCGTTATCACCCAATGTGATGTCCATATTTAAATAG
- a CDS encoding ATP-binding protein gives MKNLFNSHLGATDQLAFLRFAGLLLKLGLIFFAAETFALSLSSPLLYWGMCFEALYLAFTFKLREPIARMESGLFIVLLLDTLFWISWLYFTGGATNAFISLLLLPIAFAAITLPKWAPWTLTLLSTVAYSLMIFSVPESQMKHHGMDMSSHYLGMWFNFLISSLVLTTSVAYIAQRMRKQDVELGFMREAQLRQEKLLALGTASAQMAHQLATPLASLRLLVDEAVEEAQEHGHNDSPVLSEMNGALQRCEQTLHSLRTATESIREQKQSIVTANTLLQTLQQQVLLLMPQVKLELTLLDVETINQHASTSVLSDASLLPAMMSLVENAASASLAETGDPRVTVSAVIAAEGQRLCVSVRDYGSGISKQMRAQVGHQLIQSEQGMGMALLLSHASFERLGGRLLLGSIASGGTVAEVSFPLHADIEASNGELS, from the coding sequence ATGAAAAACCTTTTTAATAGTCACCTAGGTGCAACTGACCAATTAGCATTTCTGCGGTTTGCAGGCTTGCTACTCAAGCTAGGGCTGATTTTTTTTGCTGCCGAAACCTTCGCACTCTCGCTTAGCAGTCCGCTTTTATATTGGGGTATGTGTTTCGAAGCCCTCTATTTGGCGTTTACCTTTAAGCTACGTGAGCCTATCGCTCGCATGGAGTCAGGGTTATTTATCGTGTTGCTACTTGATACGCTATTTTGGATCTCTTGGCTCTATTTTACTGGCGGCGCGACGAATGCGTTTATCTCCTTATTACTATTACCTATCGCATTTGCTGCGATCACTCTGCCCAAATGGGCGCCGTGGACGCTGACACTATTATCGACAGTGGCCTACAGCTTGATGATTTTTTCAGTGCCTGAAAGTCAAATGAAACATCATGGTATGGACATGAGCTCGCACTACTTAGGTATGTGGTTCAACTTTCTCATTTCGTCACTGGTATTAACCACCAGTGTCGCCTACATTGCACAGCGAATGCGTAAGCAAGATGTTGAGCTCGGTTTTATGCGCGAAGCTCAGCTGAGGCAAGAAAAGTTATTAGCTCTTGGCACGGCGTCTGCGCAGATGGCGCACCAGCTAGCAACCCCATTGGCAAGCCTAAGGCTTTTAGTTGATGAAGCGGTAGAGGAGGCACAAGAGCATGGTCACAATGACTCGCCAGTTTTATCCGAAATGAACGGTGCCTTGCAACGTTGTGAGCAAACATTGCACTCGCTACGCACCGCAACAGAGTCGATTCGAGAGCAGAAACAAAGCATAGTGACTGCGAATACATTGCTACAAACCCTGCAACAACAGGTGTTATTGTTGATGCCACAAGTCAAACTAGAACTCACGTTACTTGATGTTGAGACCATCAATCAACATGCATCAACCTCGGTACTGTCTGATGCCAGCCTACTCCCCGCAATGATGTCTTTAGTGGAAAATGCCGCTAGTGCAAGCTTGGCTGAAACCGGTGATCCGCGAGTCACAGTGTCAGCGGTAATCGCCGCAGAAGGTCAGCGTTTATGCGTATCGGTCAGAGATTATGGCAGTGGAATATCAAAACAGATGCGAGCTCAAGTCGGACATCAACTTATTCAAAGCGAACAAGGCATGGGCATGGCATTGCTGTTAAGCCACGCAAGCTTCGAGCGGCTCGGTGGTCGATTGCTATTGGGCAGTATTGCAAGTGGCGGCACCGTTGCCGAAGTGAGTTTTCCACTGCACGCCGATATTGAAGCATCGAATGGAGAGTTATCATGA
- a CDS encoding response regulator transcription factor: protein MSRLLIIEDDLALASVLSRRMSKQGFECQQCHNATEGLLLARQFRPTHLLLDMKLEQENGLKLISPLRQLLPKVTMVLLTGYASIATAVEAIRLGADNYLAKPVDTQTLLNALSMTPTDMAIEPLLEEPISPKRLEWEHIQQVLNANSGNVSATARQLGMHRRTLQRKLLKKPIVDHR from the coding sequence ATGAGCCGGTTACTGATTATTGAAGATGACCTCGCGCTAGCGAGTGTGCTCAGCCGGCGTATGAGTAAGCAAGGTTTCGAGTGTCAGCAGTGTCACAATGCCACAGAAGGGCTGTTGCTTGCCCGCCAGTTTAGGCCGACGCATCTGCTGCTTGATATGAAATTGGAGCAGGAAAATGGGCTTAAGCTTATCTCCCCACTGCGGCAGTTATTGCCTAAAGTCACTATGGTGTTATTGACTGGGTATGCCAGTATCGCCACTGCGGTCGAGGCTATTCGTCTTGGTGCAGATAATTATTTGGCGAAGCCCGTCGACACCCAAACGTTGTTAAATGCTTTATCAATGACTCCGACTGATATGGCGATAGAGCCGTTGCTCGAAGAGCCTATCTCCCCCAAAAGATTGGAATGGGAGCATATTCAGCAGGTACTGAATGCAAACAGTGGCAATGTTTCAGCAACAGCTAGGCAATTGGGTATGCATCGCCGCACCTTACAGCGCAAATTACTTAAAAAGCCGATTGTTGATCATCGCTAG
- a CDS encoding sensor domain-containing diguanylate cyclase, with translation MSKNTVFNTDTFLLEDPNELISTDKWQKTVNLLAKLFDAPAGFLVQYTEKGFQVTIASEQESNPYAAGIIIEPKVNIFCRRIVETRQELYVNNALIDNCWDNNPEVHSDGFRSYLGVPVFWPSGEPFGTFCVMDYKETNYKATYLELIRHLKDILESDLSLLGAYAEMQKLAITDPLSGVHNRRGFNVLAEQRIKLALRTKTTLGLLYLDVDNFKAINDQYGHSVGDNVISLIGLVLTKSVRQSDVIGRLGGDEFVALVMFDDQEDLQAVKCRIAAALCLHHQVEQLPLFTVSIGITETNDSTTISDLLEAADKDMLQKKRRLAL, from the coding sequence ATGAGTAAAAATACTGTTTTCAATACTGATACTTTCCTACTAGAAGATCCAAACGAACTTATTTCCACTGACAAATGGCAAAAAACGGTTAATTTATTAGCCAAGCTTTTTGACGCCCCTGCGGGTTTTTTAGTGCAATATACCGAAAAAGGTTTTCAAGTTACCATCGCTAGCGAGCAAGAGTCTAATCCATATGCTGCCGGTATTATTATCGAACCCAAGGTGAATATTTTTTGTCGCCGTATCGTAGAAACCCGCCAAGAGCTATATGTTAACAACGCTCTCATTGATAACTGCTGGGATAATAACCCTGAAGTTCACAGTGACGGTTTTAGATCCTATTTAGGTGTGCCTGTGTTTTGGCCCAGCGGCGAGCCTTTTGGCACTTTCTGTGTAATGGATTACAAAGAGACCAACTATAAAGCCACCTACCTTGAGCTGATACGCCATCTTAAAGATATCTTGGAATCAGACCTATCATTACTGGGCGCCTATGCCGAGATGCAAAAATTGGCAATTACCGATCCATTATCAGGCGTCCATAATCGACGCGGTTTTAACGTGCTTGCAGAGCAACGGATTAAATTAGCCCTGAGAACTAAAACAACACTTGGTCTTCTGTATTTGGATGTAGATAATTTCAAAGCGATTAATGATCAATATGGTCATAGTGTTGGAGATAATGTCATCTCGCTTATAGGCTTGGTATTAACAAAGTCTGTGCGTCAATCTGACGTGATTGGTCGTCTCGGCGGTGATGAATTTGTTGCTTTGGTGATGTTCGATGATCAGGAAGATCTACAGGCTGTAAAATGCAGAATTGCAGCTGCGCTTTGCTTACATCATCAAGTGGAGCAGCTGCCGCTGTTTACGGTTTCGATAGGCATAACAGAAACCAATGATTCCACCACTATAAGTGATTTGCTTGAAGCTGCGGACAAAGACATGCTGCAGAAAAAGCGTCGATTAGCTTTGTAG
- a CDS encoding TonB-dependent receptor plug domain-containing protein produces MKLPLSLVSLSVLSALSPLATFADDSVFEVIEVSGQHQGSYSAVAPESATPQTDISGLLSNLPGASVNGNGPLTGIAQYRGLYGDKVNTQVNGMTLSSAGPNAMDTPLSYASLVLTERLEMTRGIAPVSAGTNTIGGSVQVIESQASFDEVSGKVTAQYQDNGERSYVGGKGNFGSEQHAVLVYADMLNGNDNATSGGDKVISPTTYDKTMVGGQYRYNLAGNTGGNESIAVGYQHLETTDAGTPALPMDIDFIRTDRVKVEGQHDLNNWDMNWHIAYSDAKHGMDNFSQRMKMPSMNARYNNADSQSYDALISIAQDAWIFGLDAQLSQHNSVISDPTSPMFNVDNFNDVSDNSFSAFAQWQQDIDQWNWQIGARVKHYQTDAGEVGHSMASTMPPINMLMMQFNNSDRSQSQTGVDLAINGRYSQTDKLSWVVGLARKQDSASYQQRYLWVPMQSTGGLADGRTYVGQVDLDLETAYQIELGSDYQTDNFSLSPRIFFQRINDYIQGVAATDPAVIMAASMMGDDNPMQFANVDAQFYGMDISATYQLNEFFNADMVASYVRGERRDINDNLYRISPANLNFGLNFNINNWIARIETRAVAAQNKVSETQFEQTTAGYALVNLSVGYDAENWLLKAGIDNLFNTDYQDHLAGYNRVMGSEIAPGERMPGTGLNAWFTGEYRF; encoded by the coding sequence ATGAAGTTGCCTCTATCTTTAGTCTCTTTATCTGTGCTCTCCGCTTTATCTCCTTTAGCTACTTTCGCCGATGATTCTGTCTTTGAAGTTATCGAAGTCAGCGGGCAACATCAGGGTAGCTATAGTGCTGTAGCACCAGAATCCGCCACACCGCAAACAGACATCAGTGGCCTATTGAGCAACCTGCCTGGTGCCTCGGTAAATGGTAACGGCCCATTAACCGGCATTGCCCAGTATCGAGGTTTATACGGTGACAAAGTTAACACCCAAGTCAATGGCATGACGCTGTCGAGCGCAGGCCCTAATGCCATGGATACGCCGTTAAGCTACGCCAGCTTGGTGCTAACAGAACGACTGGAGATGACACGCGGTATCGCGCCAGTATCAGCAGGCACTAATACTATTGGTGGCAGTGTGCAAGTTATTGAGTCACAAGCCAGCTTTGATGAAGTGAGCGGTAAAGTTACTGCTCAATACCAAGACAATGGCGAGCGGAGCTATGTGGGTGGTAAGGGCAACTTTGGCAGTGAGCAACATGCTGTCTTGGTGTACGCAGACATGCTCAACGGCAATGACAACGCCACATCCGGCGGTGATAAAGTTATCTCTCCGACCACTTACGACAAAACCATGGTTGGCGGACAGTACCGTTACAACTTAGCGGGCAATACTGGTGGTAATGAATCCATAGCGGTTGGCTATCAGCATCTAGAAACGACCGATGCCGGAACACCAGCCCTACCCATGGATATCGACTTTATCCGTACCGATAGAGTTAAAGTAGAGGGACAACACGACCTTAATAATTGGGATATGAATTGGCATATTGCCTATAGTGATGCCAAGCACGGCATGGATAATTTCAGCCAACGTATGAAAATGCCAAGCATGAATGCACGGTATAATAATGCCGATAGTCAAAGCTACGATGCGCTGATATCAATCGCTCAAGATGCTTGGATATTTGGCTTAGATGCACAACTTAGCCAACACAATTCCGTTATATCCGATCCCACCAGCCCGATGTTTAATGTCGATAATTTCAATGATGTCAGCGACAATAGCTTTAGTGCTTTTGCGCAATGGCAACAAGATATTGATCAGTGGAACTGGCAGATCGGCGCACGGGTAAAACACTATCAAACTGATGCAGGGGAAGTGGGGCATTCTATGGCGAGCACCATGCCGCCAATTAATATGTTAATGATGCAGTTTAATAATAGCGACCGCTCACAGTCTCAAACGGGGGTGGATTTAGCGATAAATGGGCGCTACTCGCAAACTGATAAACTCAGCTGGGTAGTTGGACTTGCACGTAAACAAGATAGTGCTAGCTACCAGCAACGATACCTGTGGGTACCTATGCAATCAACTGGTGGACTTGCAGATGGTCGCACTTATGTTGGCCAAGTTGATCTCGACTTAGAAACCGCTTACCAAATCGAACTGGGCAGCGACTATCAAACGGATAACTTCAGCCTGAGCCCACGGATATTTTTCCAGCGCATTAATGATTACATTCAAGGTGTTGCTGCTACAGATCCCGCTGTCATCATGGCTGCAAGCATGATGGGTGATGATAACCCAATGCAGTTTGCCAATGTTGACGCACAATTTTACGGCATGGATATTAGTGCGACCTATCAGCTAAACGAGTTCTTCAATGCCGATATGGTAGCAAGTTACGTGCGTGGCGAACGCCGTGATATTAACGATAACCTCTATCGCATCAGCCCTGCCAATCTGAATTTTGGACTCAATTTCAACATTAACAACTGGATTGCCCGTATCGAAACCCGTGCAGTGGCGGCGCAGAATAAGGTATCAGAAACACAGTTTGAGCAAACAACAGCGGGTTATGCCTTGGTGAACCTGTCAGTAGGCTATGATGCGGAAAACTGGCTACTAAAAGCAGGTATCGATAACCTGTTTAATACTGACTACCAAGACCATTTAGCTGGCTATAATCGCGTTATGGGCAGTGAGATAGCCCCAGGCGAACGTATGCCAGGTACAGGATTAAATGCTTGGTTTACTGGTGAGTATCGCTTCTAG
- a CDS encoding YkgJ family cysteine cluster protein, which yields MNNNREIIAILRERIPTFECTPGCHDCCGPVTTSSEEISRLPVKTDAEHDAALAEWNCVHLGPNGCEVYEERPLICRVFGTTPNMPCPNSCRPKEMIDSKTERQIHHFIANTRQVLV from the coding sequence ATGAATAATAACCGAGAGATAATCGCGATCTTACGCGAGCGTATTCCTACGTTCGAATGTACGCCAGGTTGTCATGACTGTTGTGGACCAGTGACCACTTCCTCTGAAGAAATATCGCGGCTGCCAGTAAAAACAGACGCTGAGCATGATGCTGCATTAGCGGAGTGGAACTGCGTTCACTTGGGGCCTAATGGTTGTGAAGTCTATGAAGAGCGACCATTGATCTGTCGAGTCTTTGGTACCACACCGAATATGCCTTGCCCCAATAGTTGTCGCCCTAAAGAGATGATTGACTCGAAAACTGAGCGACAGATCCATCACTTTATTGCCAACACACGACAAGTATTGGTGTAA
- a CDS encoding VOC family protein — MKMSHVGIMVADMDKAVEFYTKALGLEIVMSKAAVIEERETAIGAMCIAVFGQGFKGFNIAHLVTTDGIGFELFEMKDREERHNVDFSKIGLFHFCLETDDFEGVIEKVNQYGGKVRMDTMRYHPEDDNKPYKMVYLEDPFGSLFELYSHSYKETYSSEYE; from the coding sequence ATGAAGATGAGTCATGTAGGAATTATGGTTGCAGACATGGATAAAGCGGTCGAGTTTTATACCAAAGCCTTAGGTCTTGAAATCGTCATGAGTAAAGCTGCAGTGATTGAAGAGAGAGAAACCGCCATCGGTGCCATGTGTATTGCCGTTTTTGGACAGGGTTTCAAAGGGTTCAATATTGCTCACCTTGTCACTACCGACGGTATCGGTTTTGAACTGTTTGAAATGAAAGACAGAGAGGAGAGACATAACGTCGATTTCAGCAAAATTGGTCTGTTCCATTTCTGTTTAGAAACAGATGACTTCGAAGGTGTTATTGAGAAAGTTAACCAATATGGCGGAAAAGTAAGAATGGATACAATGCGCTATCACCCAGAAGATGATAACAAACCCTACAAAATGGTCTATTTAGAAGACCCATTTGGCAGCCTTTTTGAACTCTATTCTCACTCTTACAAAGAAACTTACTCTTCAGAGTACGAATAA
- a CDS encoding LysR family transcriptional regulator, with product MYHLNDLKLTIRIADLQSISAAGRELGMTPAAASAALQRLEKKLDCLLFARSTRKMKLTEEGHLFIESARQALQLLDNASNALADNRGELKGDLRIALPSDLGRNIIRAWLDELANTAPELKLTLYFGDQMTDLISQNVHLALRYGQLEDSSLMRRQLALMPRVAVASPSYIEQHGLPIHPKELSQHKILILNRDGEPWHKWHFSHKAQQYAVNVIGNKSCNDGAVIKDWALAGEGIAYKSWFDVAKEVHQGALVLLFSDHIADNIPLQLVYLQSDYPSHKIRTVIDFIKQKTQAFESDYPALF from the coding sequence ATGTACCATCTAAATGATCTGAAGTTGACGATCCGCATTGCCGATCTACAAAGCATTTCGGCCGCAGGGCGTGAGCTTGGCATGACGCCTGCGGCTGCCAGTGCGGCGCTACAGCGGCTAGAGAAGAAACTCGATTGCTTACTGTTCGCCCGTTCAACACGAAAAATGAAACTTACAGAAGAGGGTCATCTGTTCATTGAATCCGCCAGACAAGCATTGCAACTGCTCGACAATGCCAGTAACGCCTTGGCAGATAACCGCGGTGAACTGAAAGGAGATCTGCGTATTGCACTGCCATCCGACCTTGGCCGTAATATCATTCGTGCATGGTTAGATGAACTCGCTAACACCGCACCAGAGCTAAAACTAACCCTGTATTTTGGCGACCAAATGACAGACCTTATCAGCCAAAATGTACACTTAGCTTTGCGCTATGGGCAGTTGGAAGATTCAAGCCTAATGAGACGCCAGCTGGCACTAATGCCAAGAGTTGCAGTTGCATCGCCCAGCTATATCGAACAACATGGCTTACCAATACATCCCAAAGAACTTTCTCAGCACAAGATACTCATCCTCAATCGCGATGGTGAACCTTGGCACAAATGGCACTTTAGCCATAAAGCTCAGCAGTATGCAGTTAATGTCATTGGCAACAAAAGCTGCAACGATGGCGCTGTTATCAAAGATTGGGCATTAGCGGGTGAAGGGATTGCGTATAAGAGCTGGTTTGATGTCGCCAAAGAGGTCCATCAAGGAGCTCTAGTACTGCTATTTTCGGATCATATTGCCGACAATATTCCACTGCAATTGGTCTACTTACAAAGCGATTATCCCAGCCATAAAATTCGCACAGTAATCGATTTTATTAAGCAAAAGACCCAAGCATTTGAGTCTGATTACCCAGCGTTATTTTAA
- a CDS encoding alkene reductase, with protein MNLFTPYHKSHLSLNNRVVMAPMTRSRTTQPGNIPNEMMATYYGQRASTGLIISEATQISDDSQGYSFTPGVYTQEQVAGWQKVTAAVHQAGGKIFNQLWHVGRVSHPVFQQGAAPIAPSAIKPTDTQVWVVDEAHPDGQMFDCPTPRAMDQADIDRVVADFAQAAKNSIDAGFDGVEVHGGNGYLIDQFLRTNSNHRTDVYGGSPLKRIQFLLDIVRAVSAKIGSDKVGVRLAPFVTFKDMGCPEIVETILLAAEYLGQQGIAYVHLSEADWDDAPQIPESFRIKLRQVFNGTIIVAGRYDVERASAVIGKGYADLVAFGRSFIANPDLPYRLQHQLPLADFDKGPLFGGGAAGYIDYPALTA; from the coding sequence ATGAACCTTTTTACCCCGTACCATAAATCCCACTTGTCATTAAATAATCGTGTGGTTATGGCGCCAATGACGCGCTCTCGAACCACCCAACCTGGCAATATACCCAATGAGATGATGGCTACATATTATGGCCAGCGAGCATCTACGGGGTTGATTATTAGTGAGGCGACACAGATCTCTGATGATAGCCAAGGCTATTCGTTTACCCCAGGAGTTTACACTCAAGAGCAAGTAGCGGGTTGGCAAAAAGTGACGGCGGCAGTACATCAAGCGGGTGGGAAGATATTCAACCAACTGTGGCATGTTGGCCGGGTGTCTCACCCTGTGTTTCAACAAGGTGCTGCGCCGATCGCGCCTTCGGCAATCAAGCCGACCGATACGCAAGTTTGGGTGGTTGATGAAGCGCATCCTGATGGGCAGATGTTTGATTGCCCAACGCCTAGAGCGATGGATCAAGCTGATATTGATCGGGTGGTGGCTGACTTTGCTCAAGCGGCTAAGAACTCGATTGATGCTGGCTTTGATGGGGTTGAAGTCCACGGGGGGAATGGCTATTTAATTGATCAGTTTCTGCGGACTAACTCCAACCATAGAACCGATGTTTATGGTGGCTCACCATTGAAGCGTATTCAGTTTCTGCTTGATATTGTTAGAGCGGTAAGTGCAAAGATCGGCTCCGATAAAGTGGGTGTTAGATTAGCGCCGTTTGTCACCTTTAAAGATATGGGTTGCCCGGAAATTGTAGAAACCATTTTATTGGCAGCGGAATATCTAGGCCAGCAGGGGATTGCATATGTCCATCTTTCGGAAGCTGATTGGGATGATGCGCCGCAGATCCCAGAGAGTTTTAGGATCAAGTTAAGGCAAGTTTTCAATGGCACCATTATTGTGGCTGGACGTTATGATGTTGAGCGCGCCAGTGCCGTGATAGGCAAAGGTTATGCTGACTTAGTTGCTTTTGGCCGCTCATTTATTGCCAATCCAGATCTTCCCTATCGGTTACAGCATCAACTGCCATTAGCTGATTTCGATAAAGGACCGCTGTTTGGCGGCGGAGCAGCGGGATACATCGATTACCCTGCGTTAACGGCTTAA
- a CDS encoding S1 family peptidase, with translation MRLYLLLITLMSSLILTGCVSTKINANKLPRGVKLAKSIQIPAVTKVAYYLPYSHTTSRFYLDNWNVWVEPGKALSTGVDDVFSTYFGDAQALDKKSDDTYGLLIDLDPEWEFSSGKAHMTMTYKVYNDNDKVIRKGKKTYKADIGQIGSGTGLYNAAMRATQLVVVDILNNLTPDSSNLTATKAMKNVDPLLLANMEKPVSSGTGFYINEHGQILTAAHVLDHCMVAKIHDNNNSYDAQVEADSNLLDLAVVGTGQPREAYLPLRKNAELFLGEPVTNVGYPLQGLLAVSPNLTRGNVSSHTALKGSVGLFQFSAPIQPGSSGGPVVSDGGELIGITVSTLNAAALIESGALPQNVNFALNAKYAAKFLQRNNIPFKEVEPNLEGNIRTSNKAALSAVVQLACYQ, from the coding sequence ATGCGACTCTATCTTCTGCTCATTACATTAATGAGCTCGCTAATACTAACTGGCTGTGTCAGCACAAAAATCAACGCCAACAAGCTTCCAAGAGGCGTTAAGCTGGCCAAGTCAATTCAAATACCTGCGGTAACAAAAGTGGCTTACTACCTGCCATACTCGCATACCACAAGCCGCTTCTACCTTGATAATTGGAACGTCTGGGTTGAGCCAGGTAAAGCACTCTCAACCGGAGTCGATGATGTATTTAGTACCTATTTTGGCGATGCTCAAGCATTAGATAAAAAAAGTGATGACACCTATGGTCTGCTAATTGACTTAGACCCTGAATGGGAATTTTCCAGCGGCAAGGCGCATATGACCATGACATATAAGGTCTATAACGATAACGATAAAGTCATCCGCAAGGGCAAGAAAACCTATAAAGCTGATATTGGTCAAATAGGCAGTGGCACTGGTTTATATAATGCAGCGATGCGAGCAACACAATTAGTCGTGGTGGATATTCTTAATAATCTAACACCCGATAGCAGCAACTTAACCGCAACTAAAGCGATGAAAAATGTGGATCCGCTTCTATTAGCCAATATGGAAAAGCCTGTCAGTAGCGGCACTGGTTTTTATATCAATGAACATGGCCAAATTCTCACCGCTGCACACGTACTTGATCACTGCATGGTAGCCAAAATCCATGACAACAATAATAGTTATGACGCTCAAGTTGAAGCAGACTCAAACCTGTTAGATCTGGCCGTTGTAGGTACTGGCCAGCCAAGAGAGGCTTACCTACCACTGCGTAAAAATGCCGAACTCTTTCTTGGTGAACCCGTCACTAACGTAGGCTATCCATTACAAGGCTTACTGGCCGTTTCGCCCAACTTAACTCGCGGTAATGTTAGCTCACATACTGCCCTTAAAGGCTCTGTCGGTTTGTTTCAGTTTTCAGCTCCGATACAACCAGGATCAAGTGGCGGCCCTGTTGTTTCTGATGGTGGTGAGTTAATAGGCATCACCGTTAGTACCTTGAACGCCGCAGCACTTATCGAATCTGGCGCACTGCCGCAGAACGTTAACTTTGCACTTAATGCAAAGTACGCCGCCAAATTTTTGCAACGTAATAACATCCCCTTTAAAGAGGTTGAACCTAACCTCGAGGGAAATATTCGTACCAGCAATAAAGCGGCCTTGTCTGCTGTGGTTCAACTAGCTTGCTATCAATAG